One Mesorhizobium sp. L-2-11 genomic region harbors:
- a CDS encoding integrase core domain-containing protein yields MVWRETDIMDERLRFIVDCLSGEETMTAVCERYGISRKIGYKWLGRYREFGPEGLHDLPRAPLNHGRATAADLVERIVALKEAHPAWGPKKIIGRLKREAPSHPWPAISTAGEILKRHGLVGRRRGRWRAVGNGPWPDAQRPNAVWTGDHKGWFRTRDGWRCEPLTVLDAWSRYLLALEATGSTADEEAWPVFERLFEEHGLPDRFRSDNGSPFASAGVTGLTPLAVRFIKLGIALERIAPGKPQQNGCHERFHLTMLPLAKAPEIDRQAQSQAFDAFRREYNEERPHEALGMDTPAEYYRGSERQMPANVPEPDYPAEAAVRRVRNNGAIKWQGGEIYVSASLAGEPVAVEETETGEWALRFYAHPLGHIDLKRMRLVRRSALQPRPAGAAADTTAQEKGGKL; encoded by the coding sequence ATGGTTTGGCGAGAGACTGACATCATGGACGAGCGGTTGAGGTTTATAGTGGATTGCCTTTCGGGAGAGGAGACGATGACGGCTGTTTGCGAGCGGTACGGGATATCGCGCAAGATCGGCTACAAGTGGCTTGGTCGTTACCGGGAGTTCGGCCCGGAAGGTTTGCATGATCTGCCGCGAGCGCCGCTCAATCACGGCCGCGCGACCGCTGCCGATCTGGTTGAGCGGATCGTTGCGCTGAAGGAGGCGCATCCGGCATGGGGGCCCAAGAAGATCATCGGGCGGCTCAAGCGTGAGGCGCCGTCGCACCCGTGGCCGGCGATCTCGACGGCCGGCGAGATTCTGAAGCGCCACGGCCTTGTCGGCCGGCGGCGGGGGCGCTGGAGAGCTGTGGGCAACGGCCCCTGGCCAGATGCGCAAAGGCCGAATGCGGTGTGGACGGGCGACCACAAGGGCTGGTTCCGGACCCGTGACGGGTGGCGCTGCGAACCGTTGACAGTGCTGGATGCGTGGAGCCGCTACCTGTTGGCGCTCGAAGCGACGGGTTCGACGGCAGATGAGGAGGCCTGGCCGGTGTTCGAACGGCTGTTTGAGGAGCATGGTCTGCCGGATCGGTTCAGAAGCGACAATGGTTCACCCTTCGCGTCGGCCGGCGTCACCGGGCTGACGCCGCTTGCGGTGCGCTTCATCAAGCTCGGCATCGCGCTGGAGCGGATCGCGCCCGGCAAGCCTCAGCAGAACGGCTGCCACGAGCGCTTTCACCTGACCATGTTGCCGCTGGCCAAGGCGCCTGAGATCGACAGACAGGCGCAGAGCCAGGCTTTCGACGCCTTCCGTCGCGAGTACAATGAGGAGCGTCCGCATGAGGCGCTCGGCATGGACACGCCGGCCGAATACTACCGCGGTAGCGAGCGGCAAATGCCGGCCAACGTGCCCGAGCCCGACTATCCGGCCGAGGCCGCAGTCAGGCGCGTGCGCAACAATGGCGCGATCAAGTGGCAGGGCGGCGAGATCTATGTCTCGGCCTCGCTTGCCGGCGAGCCGGTCGCCGTCGAAGAAACCGAAACCGGCGAATGGGCCTTACGCTTCTACGCCCACCCGCTCGGCCACATCGATCTCAAGCGAATGCGCCTGGTCCGCCGCAGCGCCTTGCAACCCCGACCAGCCGGCGCTGCGGCGGACACCACTGCGCAGGAGAAGGGGGGAAAACTGTAA
- the waaC gene encoding lipopolysaccharide heptosyltransferase I, whose product MRVLVVKTSSMGDVIHSFPAVEDARRSRPDVSFDWCVEEAFAGIVALHPAIATIHSVAIRRWRTSPLVPGTWRQAAGLRRALRDRRYDLVIDAQGLLKSAVVAKQAAAPIAGFDRSSAREPSATLFYDRRYAVPRDLHAIERTRRLFGLALGYEPDFSGLKSGIMPPAVASTFVGGKTAFLLHGTSREDKKWPVGNWIETARLLVERGMTPVTTWSNDREKAVAEAIAQAVPQTVLVPKSPLAEIAAIIGRSVLTIGADTGLTHLASAFGLPTVAVFVATEPGLTGPRGPFSSTLLAAPGSRVGPLEVVAEAEKLLGRQALGQAGKT is encoded by the coding sequence ATGAGGGTGCTTGTCGTCAAGACATCGTCGATGGGTGACGTCATCCACAGCTTTCCAGCCGTCGAGGATGCGCGCCGCAGCCGGCCGGACGTGTCGTTCGACTGGTGTGTGGAAGAAGCTTTTGCCGGCATCGTGGCGCTGCATCCGGCGATCGCAACCATCCACAGCGTGGCAATCCGGCGCTGGCGCACAAGCCCGCTCGTCCCCGGCACATGGCGCCAGGCAGCGGGATTGCGCCGCGCCTTGCGGGATCGCCGCTACGATCTCGTCATCGACGCGCAAGGATTGCTGAAGTCGGCCGTGGTGGCGAAACAGGCCGCGGCGCCGATAGCCGGCTTCGACCGGTCGAGCGCCCGTGAGCCTTCGGCGACCTTGTTCTACGACCGCCGCTATGCTGTGCCGCGCGATCTGCACGCCATCGAACGCACCAGGCGGCTGTTCGGGCTGGCGCTCGGCTATGAACCGGATTTTTCCGGGCTCAAGTCCGGCATCATGCCGCCGGCCGTCGCTTCGACATTTGTCGGCGGGAAAACCGCCTTCCTGCTGCACGGCACCAGCCGCGAGGACAAGAAATGGCCGGTCGGCAACTGGATCGAGACGGCCCGGCTTCTCGTGGAAAGAGGAATGACGCCGGTCACCACCTGGTCGAACGACAGGGAAAAGGCGGTTGCCGAGGCGATCGCCCAAGCCGTTCCACAGACCGTGCTGGTGCCGAAATCGCCGCTTGCCGAGATCGCCGCGATCATCGGCCGGTCGGTGCTGACCATCGGCGCCGATACCGGCCTTACCCACCTCGCCAGTGCCTTCGGTCTGCCGACGGTCGCGGTGTTTGTGGCGACAGAACCCGGCCTGACCGGTCCGCGCGGGCCGTTCTCGTCAACGCTGCTGGCCGCGCCCGGCAGCCGTGTCGGACCGTTAGAGGTGGTAGCGGAGGCAGAAAAGTTGCTGGGGCGCCAAGCGCTTGGTCAGGCCGGAAAAACTTGA
- the waaF gene encoding lipopolysaccharide heptosyltransferase II: MAESPTILVIGPRWVGDMVMAQCLFSALGELHPDAAIDVLAPAWAAPLVKRMPEIRRQIDLPLKSGALEFRMRRRFGRLLRGHYDIAYVMPGSWKSALVPFFARIPRRVGYLKEMRYGLLTDIVPLPDDVKRRTAQAYFGLAQGGTFRAPRLAVDTKNQAALLGRFGLEAKKFVALMPGAEFGPAKRWPSERYAGFARDIMAKGFAVALFGSKNDADVTAEIATLAPDVVDLAGQTRLEDAIDLIAAARLAVSNDSGLMHVAAAVGTPIVAVYGSTSPHNTPPLAEQRELVWLGLSCSPCHRKICPLGHLNCLNTLEVAQVAAATERLLEMPAAA, from the coding sequence ATGGCTGAAAGCCCAACGATCCTCGTGATCGGCCCACGCTGGGTGGGCGACATGGTGATGGCGCAGTGCCTGTTCTCGGCGCTGGGAGAGCTTCACCCGGACGCCGCGATCGACGTGCTGGCCCCGGCATGGGCGGCGCCACTGGTCAAGCGGATGCCCGAAATACGCCGGCAGATTGATCTGCCGCTGAAATCCGGAGCGCTGGAATTCCGCATGCGAAGGCGCTTCGGCCGCCTGCTGCGCGGCCACTACGACATCGCCTATGTCATGCCTGGAAGCTGGAAGTCGGCGCTGGTCCCGTTCTTTGCCCGCATTCCGCGCCGTGTCGGCTACCTCAAGGAAATGCGCTACGGGCTGCTGACCGATATCGTCCCCTTGCCAGACGATGTGAAACGGCGCACGGCGCAGGCTTATTTCGGCCTCGCGCAAGGCGGCACGTTCCGCGCTCCCAGGCTCGCTGTCGACACGAAAAACCAGGCGGCATTGCTGGGCCGCTTCGGGCTGGAGGCGAAAAAATTCGTCGCGCTGATGCCGGGCGCCGAGTTCGGCCCGGCCAAACGCTGGCCGAGCGAACGCTATGCCGGCTTTGCCCGCGACATCATGGCCAAAGGTTTTGCGGTCGCGCTGTTCGGGTCGAAGAACGATGCCGACGTAACGGCGGAAATCGCCACGCTTGCACCTGATGTTGTCGACCTCGCCGGCCAGACGCGGCTGGAGGACGCCATCGACCTGATCGCCGCGGCCAGGCTTGCGGTGTCGAACGACAGTGGGCTGATGCATGTTGCCGCCGCGGTCGGCACGCCGATCGTAGCCGTCTACGGCTCGACCTCGCCGCACAATACGCCGCCGCTCGCCGAGCAGCGCGAACTGGTCTGGCTCGGCCTGTCCTGTTCGCCCTGCCATCGCAAAATCTGCCCGCTCGGCCACCTCAACTGCCTGAACACGCTTGAAGTGGCGCAGGTCGCGGCGGCGACGGAACGGTTGCTGGAAATGCCGGCCGCCGCATGA
- the rfaD gene encoding ADP-glyceromanno-heptose 6-epimerase, producing the protein MIIVTGGAGMIGSNIVAALNAEGISDILVVDDLTDGHKIANLADLQISDYLDKDDFLPRMEAGDLGRIEAVFHQGACSTTTEWNGKFMMEVNYAYSKRLLHACLALRVPFLYASSASVYGGGTEFREEPECERPLNVYAYSKKLFDDYVRRTVFDTDHSPVAGLRYFNVYGPREAHKGAMASVAYHLFNQVEQGHNPKLFGAYDGFAPGEQSRDFIHVGDVADINLWLWKRGSSGIFNCGTGRAQPFRAIAETVIGALGKGEIEFIDFPDHLKGSYQSFTQADMSRLRAAGYNGQFRTVETGVRDYVEWLKAQRSS; encoded by the coding sequence ATGATCATCGTCACGGGCGGCGCCGGCATGATCGGCTCCAACATCGTCGCCGCGCTCAATGCCGAAGGGATCAGCGACATCCTCGTCGTCGACGACCTGACCGACGGCCACAAGATTGCCAATCTCGCCGACCTGCAGATATCAGATTATCTCGACAAGGACGATTTCCTGCCGCGGATGGAGGCCGGCGACCTCGGCCGCATCGAGGCCGTCTTCCACCAGGGCGCCTGCTCGACCACCACCGAGTGGAACGGCAAGTTCATGATGGAGGTGAACTACGCCTATTCGAAGCGGCTGCTGCACGCCTGCCTGGCGCTGCGCGTGCCGTTCCTCTATGCCTCCTCGGCTTCCGTCTATGGCGGCGGCACCGAGTTTCGCGAGGAGCCGGAATGCGAGCGCCCGCTCAATGTCTATGCCTATTCAAAGAAGCTGTTCGACGACTATGTCCGCCGCACCGTCTTCGATACCGATCATTCGCCGGTGGCCGGCCTGCGCTATTTCAACGTCTATGGACCGCGCGAGGCGCACAAGGGAGCCATGGCCTCGGTCGCCTACCATCTGTTCAACCAGGTCGAGCAAGGCCACAACCCAAAGCTGTTCGGCGCCTATGACGGTTTTGCACCTGGCGAGCAGAGCCGCGACTTCATCCATGTCGGCGATGTTGCCGATATCAATCTATGGTTGTGGAAACGCGGCTCAAGCGGCATCTTCAACTGCGGCACCGGCCGAGCCCAGCCGTTCCGCGCCATTGCCGAAACGGTGATCGGCGCGCTGGGCAAGGGCGAGATCGAGTTCATCGACTTCCCCGACCATCTCAAGGGCAGCTACCAGAGTTTTACGCAAGCTGATATGTCCCGGTTGCGCGCCGCCGGTTACAATGGTCAGTTTCGCACAGTGGAAACCGGCGTCAGAGACTATGTCGAATGGCTGAAAGCCCAACGATCCTCGTGA
- the rfaE1 gene encoding D-glycero-beta-D-manno-heptose-7-phosphate kinase: MSEQYLPSPEPLHRAVSRFSNVTVLVVGDFILDRFVNGVIERISPEAPIPVLRGRGETSAMGGAGNVVANIVSLGAAAIPVSVIGADPAGDNLMRMLAGLGVDTGGLAQDANRMTSSKSRFSAQGQQVLRFDEEEIKPLRDAERATLIRLFRAGLAQADIVILSDYGKGMLLDGVAGELISICREAGKPVLVDPKGRDYACYSGATAITPNRKELGEAVGRAVFADDEIVAAARELISAHGFDFVVATRSEKGMSVVDADDARHIATQAREVFDVSGAGDTVIASFALALAAGADRVIAAAIANAAAGVVVGKRGTARLTVEELSGALFRSHGPIAHKDAILDAAAAARLVATWKDEGLSVGFTNGCFDILHAGHVSLLHAARSQCDRLVLGLNSDASVRRLKGPGRPVNDEHDRACVLAALASVDAVVVFEEDTPLALIEALKPDILVKGADYTIDQVVGAEVVHKAGGRVVLIDHVAGKSTTGTIGKFTASARKS; the protein is encoded by the coding sequence ATGAGCGAGCAATACCTGCCTTCTCCCGAACCGCTTCACCGCGCCGTCTCGCGGTTCAGCAACGTCACCGTGCTGGTGGTCGGCGACTTCATCCTCGACCGTTTCGTCAACGGCGTCATCGAGCGGATTTCGCCTGAAGCGCCCATTCCGGTGCTGCGCGGGCGTGGCGAAACCTCGGCGATGGGTGGCGCCGGCAATGTCGTCGCCAACATCGTCTCGCTCGGCGCTGCCGCGATACCGGTTTCGGTGATCGGCGCCGATCCGGCCGGCGACAATCTCATGCGCATGCTCGCCGGGCTTGGCGTCGACACTGGCGGTCTCGCGCAGGACGCCAACCGGATGACCTCGTCGAAAAGCCGCTTCAGCGCGCAGGGCCAGCAGGTGCTGCGCTTCGACGAAGAGGAAATCAAGCCGCTGCGCGACGCCGAGCGGGCGACGCTGATCCGGCTTTTCCGCGCCGGGCTGGCGCAGGCCGACATCGTCATTCTGTCCGACTACGGCAAGGGCATGTTGCTCGACGGCGTCGCCGGCGAGCTGATCTCGATCTGCCGCGAGGCGGGAAAGCCGGTGCTGGTCGATCCCAAGGGCCGCGACTATGCTTGCTACTCCGGGGCGACGGCGATCACGCCCAATCGCAAGGAGCTTGGCGAGGCGGTCGGACGCGCGGTGTTTGCCGATGACGAGATCGTCGCCGCGGCGCGTGAGTTGATCTCGGCACATGGCTTCGATTTCGTCGTCGCGACGCGCAGCGAAAAAGGCATGAGCGTCGTCGACGCCGACGATGCCCGCCACATTGCCACGCAGGCGCGGGAGGTGTTCGACGTTTCCGGCGCCGGCGACACTGTCATCGCCTCGTTTGCGTTGGCCCTGGCTGCGGGCGCCGACCGCGTCATTGCCGCGGCCATTGCCAACGCGGCGGCTGGCGTGGTGGTGGGAAAGCGCGGCACGGCACGGCTGACCGTCGAGGAACTCAGCGGCGCGCTGTTTCGCTCGCATGGACCGATTGCCCACAAGGATGCAATCCTCGATGCTGCTGCCGCCGCACGGCTGGTGGCGACGTGGAAGGACGAAGGCCTGAGCGTCGGTTTCACCAATGGCTGCTTCGATATCCTTCACGCCGGCCATGTCAGCCTTTTGCATGCGGCGCGCAGCCAGTGCGACCGGCTGGTTCTCGGCCTCAACAGCGATGCCTCGGTGCGCCGGCTGAAAGGGCCGGGACGCCCGGTCAACGACGAGCATGATCGCGCCTGCGTCCTGGCGGCGCTTGCCTCGGTCGATGCCGTCGTCGTCTTCGAGGAAGACACGCCGCTCGCGCTGATCGAGGCGCTGAAGCCCGACATACTGGTCAAGGGCGCCGACTATACGATCGATCAGGTGGTCGGCGCCGAAGTGGTGCACAAGGCGGGTGGCCGCGTCGTGCTGATCGATCATGTCGCCGGCAAGAGCACCACCGGCACCATCGGCAAGTTTACTGCATCGGCCCGAAAATCGTAA
- a CDS encoding D-sedoheptulose-7-phosphate isomerase, with amino-acid sequence MSELNEYLVRSAAAISAMVERDLTGEMERAVTAVVAALSQGKALLICGNGGSASDAIHIAGELVGRFLKERKAYNVIALPANAAVLTAWGNDYGFDTVFSRQVEAHGSAGAVLLAISTSGNSASILAAAEQARTMDMTVISLTGDSGGKLRPLSDILLNVPSNSTPIIQQGHLCLYHHLCEMVEARLCDG; translated from the coding sequence ATGTCCGAACTGAACGAATACCTGGTCCGCTCGGCGGCCGCGATCAGCGCGATGGTCGAGCGCGATCTCACCGGCGAGATGGAGCGGGCGGTGACCGCCGTCGTCGCCGCGCTTTCGCAGGGCAAGGCGCTGCTGATCTGCGGCAATGGCGGCTCGGCCAGCGACGCCATCCACATCGCAGGTGAACTGGTCGGCCGCTTCCTGAAGGAGCGCAAGGCCTACAACGTCATCGCGCTGCCGGCCAATGCGGCGGTACTGACCGCCTGGGGCAACGATTACGGCTTCGACACGGTATTTTCACGCCAGGTCGAGGCACATGGCTCAGCGGGTGCCGTGCTGCTCGCCATCTCGACCAGCGGCAACTCGGCCAGCATCCTTGCCGCTGCCGAGCAGGCGCGCACGATGGACATGACAGTGATCAGCCTGACCGGCGACAGCGGCGGCAAGCTCAGGCCGCTCTCCGACATTCTGCTCAACGTGCCCTCGAACTCGACGCCGATCATCCAGCAGGGGCATCTGTGCCTCTATCATCATCTGTGCGAAATGGTCGAAGCGCGCCTCTGTGATGGCTGA
- a CDS encoding HAD-IIIA family hydrolase, translated as MADRAPHPLVEPGLWVERIGDKVFPERMPALFLDRDGTINVDTDYPSDPADIVLRDDIVPAIRAANQAGIPVVVVTNQSGIARGYFDWSVFTDVNGRVLELLRDQGAFADMVLACAYHEAGRGPLAIADHPVRKPNPGMLLEAAARLRLDLRRSLIVGDKPADMEAGRRAGLSRGWLVDGEASDHGGFRVSPLRDGNDLDGLLAAIEAL; from the coding sequence ATGGCTGACAGGGCTCCGCACCCGCTGGTGGAGCCGGGCCTGTGGGTGGAGAGGATCGGCGACAAGGTTTTTCCCGAGCGTATGCCGGCGCTGTTCCTAGACCGCGACGGCACCATCAATGTCGATACCGACTACCCTAGCGATCCGGCCGACATCGTGCTGCGCGACGACATCGTGCCTGCTATCAGAGCTGCCAACCAGGCCGGAATCCCGGTCGTCGTGGTGACCAACCAGTCCGGCATCGCGCGTGGGTATTTTGACTGGAGCGTTTTCACCGACGTGAACGGCCGTGTTCTGGAACTGCTGCGCGATCAGGGCGCATTCGCGGACATGGTCCTTGCCTGCGCGTATCACGAGGCAGGCAGAGGGCCGCTGGCGATTGCCGACCACCCAGTGCGCAAGCCCAATCCGGGCATGCTGCTCGAGGCGGCCGCGCGCCTCCGCCTCGATCTCCGGCGTTCACTCATCGTCGGCGACAAGCCGGCCGACATGGAGGCGGGGCGGCGTGCGGGCTTGTCGCGCGGCTGGCTGGTCGACGGCGAGGCGTCCGATCATGGCGGGTTCAGGGTTTCGCCGCTGCGGGACGGGAATGATCTCGACGGATTGCTGGCCGCAATCGAGGCACTATAA
- a CDS encoding Lrp/AsnC family transcriptional regulator, protein MPLKADLDAIDWKILRELQHDGRMTNVELSGRVGISAPPCLRRVRRLEETGIIRGYRALLNAPALGLDVVAFCLIGLHHQADAELKTFAERTRGWPIVRDAWMVSGESDFLLHCVASDLGAFQTFVIEELASAPNVDTVRTALTIRRVKDEGLVAFPA, encoded by the coding sequence ATGCCGCTCAAAGCCGATCTCGATGCCATCGACTGGAAAATCCTGCGCGAGCTTCAGCACGACGGGCGCATGACCAATGTTGAATTGTCCGGCCGCGTCGGCATTTCGGCGCCGCCATGCCTGCGTCGCGTCAGGCGGCTGGAAGAGACCGGCATCATCCGCGGTTATCGCGCCTTGCTCAATGCGCCGGCGCTCGGCCTGGATGTCGTCGCCTTCTGCCTCATCGGCCTGCATCACCAGGCCGACGCGGAACTGAAGACCTTCGCCGAACGCACCCGCGGCTGGCCGATCGTTCGCGACGCCTGGATGGTGTCGGGCGAGTCCGACTTCTTGCTGCATTGCGTGGCGAGCGACCTCGGCGCCTTTCAGACCTTCGTCATCGAGGAACTGGCCTCGGCGCCGAATGTCGACACGGTGCGGACGGCACTGACCATCCGTCGCGTCAAGGACGAGGGCCTGGTGGCGTTTCCAGCTTGA
- the trxB gene encoding thioredoxin-disulfide reductase: MTSKHAPVLIIGSGPAGYTAAIYAARAMLKPMLVAGLQQGGQLMITTDVENYPGFADPIQGPWLMEQMLKQAEHVGTDVINDIITEVDLNVRPFRAKGDSGATYTADALIIATGAQAKWLGIPSEQTFMGFGVSACATCDGFFYRGKDVAVIGGGNSAVEEALYLSNLAKSVTVIHRRSDFRAERILSERLFKKDNIRVIWDTVVDEITGQSGKMPMPPSVEGLKLRNVVTGQEMHLTVDGVFVAIGHAPAVELFAGKLKQKPNGYLWTAPDSTCTDVPGVFAAGDVTDDIYRQAVTAAGLGCMAALEAEKYLAGIEVHREAAE, encoded by the coding sequence ATGACGTCCAAGCACGCACCCGTTCTCATCATCGGCTCCGGTCCCGCCGGCTATACGGCGGCAATCTACGCCGCCCGCGCCATGCTGAAGCCGATGCTGGTCGCCGGCCTGCAGCAGGGCGGTCAGTTGATGATCACCACCGATGTCGAAAACTATCCCGGCTTCGCCGATCCGATCCAGGGTCCGTGGCTAATGGAGCAAATGCTGAAACAGGCCGAGCATGTCGGCACCGACGTCATCAACGACATCATCACCGAGGTCGATCTTAATGTGCGGCCGTTCCGCGCCAAGGGCGATTCCGGCGCCACCTATACCGCCGACGCGCTGATCATCGCCACCGGTGCGCAGGCGAAATGGCTGGGCATCCCGAGCGAACAGACTTTTATGGGCTTCGGCGTATCGGCCTGCGCCACCTGCGACGGTTTCTTCTATCGCGGCAAGGACGTCGCGGTCATCGGCGGCGGCAATTCGGCGGTGGAGGAGGCGCTTTACCTTTCCAATCTGGCCAAGAGCGTAACGGTCATCCACCGGCGCAGCGACTTCCGCGCCGAGCGCATCCTCAGCGAGCGGTTGTTCAAGAAAGACAATATCCGCGTCATTTGGGACACCGTGGTCGATGAGATCACCGGTCAGTCCGGCAAGATGCCGATGCCGCCGTCGGTGGAAGGGCTGAAGCTGCGCAATGTGGTGACTGGCCAGGAAATGCATCTGACGGTCGACGGGGTGTTCGTCGCGATCGGCCATGCGCCGGCGGTCGAGCTGTTCGCCGGCAAGCTGAAGCAGAAGCCGAACGGCTATCTGTGGACGGCGCCGGATTCGACCTGCACCGACGTGCCGGGCGTGTTCGCCGCCGGTGACGTGACCGACGACATCTACCGCCAGGCGGTGACGGCGGCGGGGCTCGGCTGCATGGCCGCGCTCGAGGCGGAAAAGTACCTCGCCGGGATCGAAGTTCACCGCGAAGCGGCGGAGTAA
- a CDS encoding LysR family transcriptional regulator: protein MALDWDKLRVFHAAAEAGSFTHAAETLHLSQSAISRQVSALEHDVGVPLFNRHARGLVLTEQGEMLFRTAHDVLMKLETIKTRLTEAKDRPSGVLRVTTTVGLGAGWLTERVQEFIELYPEISLQLILANEELDLTMRRADCAIRLRQPQQPDLIQRRLFTVHFHLYAAPSYVNKYGKPASIAELKSHRIVTFGVPVPAHLSELNWLETVGDFEGGQRVPTLQINDILSIKRAVQGGAGIAMLPDYVVSKDSGLVQLLPETEVPSFDTYFAYPDAMKNQAKLHVFRDFIVAKARSWSF from the coding sequence ATGGCGTTGGACTGGGACAAGCTACGCGTGTTTCACGCTGCAGCGGAAGCTGGGTCGTTTACCCATGCCGCCGAGACACTGCATCTGTCACAATCGGCGATCTCGCGGCAGGTCAGCGCGCTCGAACATGATGTCGGCGTGCCGCTGTTCAATCGCCATGCCCGCGGCCTGGTGCTGACCGAGCAGGGTGAAATGCTGTTCCGCACGGCGCATGACGTGCTGATGAAGCTGGAGACGATCAAGACGCGGCTGACCGAGGCCAAGGATCGGCCTTCCGGCGTGCTTAGGGTGACGACCACGGTGGGGCTCGGTGCCGGCTGGCTGACCGAGCGCGTGCAGGAATTCATCGAACTCTATCCCGAGATCAGCCTGCAACTGATCCTGGCGAACGAGGAACTCGACCTCACCATGCGCCGGGCAGACTGCGCGATCCGGCTGCGCCAGCCGCAGCAGCCCGACCTTATCCAGCGCCGCCTGTTCACCGTGCATTTCCATCTGTACGCCGCCCCTTCCTACGTCAACAAATATGGCAAGCCGGCGTCGATCGCCGAGTTGAAGAGCCATCGCATCGTCACCTTCGGCGTGCCGGTGCCGGCGCATCTGTCGGAATTGAACTGGCTGGAAACGGTCGGCGATTTCGAAGGCGGGCAAAGGGTGCCGACGCTGCAGATCAACGACATATTGTCGATCAAGCGCGCAGTTCAGGGTGGCGCCGGCATCGCCATGCTGCCCGACTATGTGGTCAGCAAGGATTCAGGCCTGGTGCAGTTGCTGCCGGAGACCGAAGTGCCGTCCTTCGACACCTATTTCGCCTATCCCGACGCGATGAAGAACCAGGCGAAGCTGCACGTCTTCCGCGATTTCATCGTCGCCAAGGCCCGAAGCTGGTCGTTCTAA
- a CDS encoding methyltransferase family protein → MRTRQAIAGSALFFIAAPGVVARLLPWLLTDRYRLPWSTQLGLVVGGWVLIGAATVLLLHAFARFALEGLGTPAPVAPTERLVVGGIYRHVRNPMYVAVLAIILGQALLFSSAALVAYAAIAAVAMVSFVKFHEEPTLARRYGAEYEAYRHAVPGWLPRLTRWRG, encoded by the coding sequence ATGAGGACCCGTCAGGCGATCGCCGGCAGCGCGCTGTTCTTCATCGCAGCGCCCGGCGTGGTCGCGAGATTGCTGCCCTGGCTGTTGACCGATCGCTATCGTCTGCCATGGTCGACCCAGCTCGGCCTGGTCGTGGGCGGCTGGGTCCTGATTGGCGCCGCAACGGTCTTGCTGCTTCATGCCTTCGCCCGTTTTGCTCTCGAAGGCCTCGGCACGCCCGCTCCGGTCGCGCCAACCGAGCGACTGGTTGTCGGCGGCATCTACCGCCATGTCCGCAACCCGATGTATGTGGCTGTGCTGGCGATCATCCTTGGCCAGGCGCTGCTGTTTTCGAGCGCGGCTCTCGTCGCCTATGCCGCTATCGCCGCCGTCGCCATGGTCTCGTTCGTGAAGTTCCATGAGGAACCGACGCTTGCCCGCCGCTATGGCGCCGAGTACGAGGCCTACCGCCATGCCGTTCCAGGCTGGCTACCCCGCCTGACGCGGTGGCGCGGGTGA